Proteins encoded by one window of Candidatus Pelagibacter giovannonii:
- a CDS encoding thioredoxin family protein codes for MLIDFKDENWEDKIKNEDKCVIQFSSSWCQPCQNLKPVMSTLSDSDKYKDNNFYYADIEEGGINLGSAMGIRSIPCTIVFSKGEEVERLLGFPGEAKVKEFLNKSLV; via the coding sequence ATGCTTATAGATTTTAAAGACGAAAACTGGGAAGATAAAATTAAAAATGAAGACAAGTGTGTGATTCAATTTTCAAGTTCGTGGTGCCAACCTTGTCAAAATTTAAAGCCCGTGATGTCTACGCTTTCAGACTCAGATAAATATAAAGATAATAATTTTTATTATGCAGACATAGAAGAAGGTGGCATAAATTTAGGATCAGCAATGGGGATTCGTTCAATTCCTTGTACTATCGTGTTTAGCAAAGGTGAAGAAGTGGAAAGACTGTTGGGATTTCCAGGTGAAGCTAAAGTAAAAGAATTTTTAAATAAATCTCTAGTTTAA
- a CDS encoding bifunctional folylpolyglutamate synthase/dihydrofolate synthase — MKLQKVIQRLQKLHKKKIDLSLDRTFNLLKKLGNPQDKLKNVISVVGTNSKYSMIKSFQSILNQAGYKCNLYTSPHLQSYRERYVYDDKEIDEDNLADLLEDIEKINGSDNLSEFEALTCAYLKYCEQYKDNVTFIEAGLFHRMDSTNVFKNNLCTLLGSISIDHLSWLENKSIDGIIHEKTTRLLTSKIFINKQENKETTLKIKNALKDNKSEKYFYGDDFNYLTAENNFIQYEDAKGSIILPEPNILGEHQLANISTAIMAARNIFNIKDEHIKKAVTQVDLKGRLQEIKVGKLKTIAQNNRLVCDGGHNFGAGAALSKWMNTLDQDINLIIGMMSDKQHKEFMSNFKGKIKSLTLIDIPNQEGSISKEEFKLKIQDDFTNIKLANNIQEAITNVSNESQNSYICIIGSFYLLGEILNLN, encoded by the coding sequence ATGAAACTACAGAAAGTAATACAGCGCTTACAAAAGCTTCATAAAAAAAAGATAGATTTATCTCTCGATCGTACATTTAATTTACTAAAAAAGCTTGGAAACCCACAAGATAAACTAAAGAACGTTATTAGTGTAGTAGGTACAAACTCTAAGTATTCAATGATAAAGAGTTTTCAATCTATTCTTAATCAAGCTGGATATAAATGTAATTTATATACCTCCCCTCATTTACAATCATACAGAGAACGTTACGTTTATGATGACAAAGAAATAGATGAAGATAACTTAGCTGATTTATTAGAAGATATTGAAAAGATTAATGGTTCAGATAATTTAAGTGAATTTGAAGCATTAACCTGTGCTTACCTTAAATACTGTGAACAATATAAGGATAATGTCACATTTATAGAAGCGGGCCTCTTCCACAGAATGGACTCGACAAATGTTTTCAAAAATAACCTTTGTACCTTATTGGGTAGTATTTCTATCGACCATCTTTCATGGTTAGAAAATAAATCAATAGATGGAATTATTCATGAAAAAACAACAAGACTATTAACTTCTAAAATATTTATTAATAAACAGGAAAATAAAGAAACTACACTAAAAATTAAAAACGCTCTTAAAGATAATAAATCTGAGAAATATTTTTATGGAGATGATTTTAATTATTTAACAGCAGAAAATAATTTTATTCAATATGAAGATGCTAAAGGTAGTATAATTTTACCAGAGCCAAATATTCTTGGAGAACATCAATTAGCCAATATTAGTACTGCTATCATGGCTGCTAGGAACATATTCAATATTAAAGATGAACATATAAAAAAAGCTGTAACCCAAGTAGACCTCAAAGGAAGACTTCAGGAAATTAAAGTTGGAAAACTAAAAACAATAGCTCAAAATAATCGCCTTGTATGCGATGGTGGACACAATTTTGGAGCAGGTGCTGCACTTTCTAAATGGATGAATACTTTAGATCAGGATATAAACTTGATTATTGGGATGATGAGTGACAAGCAGCACAAAGAATTTATGAGTAATTTTAAAGGTAAAATAAAATCCTTAACCTTAATCGATATTCCCAATCAAGAAGGATCAATATCAAAAGAAGAATTTAAATTAAAAATACAAGATGATTTTACAAATATAAAGTTAGCTAACAATATCCAAGAGGCAATAACTAACGTTTCAAATGAATCTCAAAATTCTTATATATGTATTATAGGATCGTTTTATTTATTGGGAGAAATTTTAAACTTAAACTAG
- a CDS encoding DNA recombination protein RmuC, whose translation MDFITLSIGLVLGIFIGAGAIFIYLKLNNNNEVDIESYSKNLKDLKDEIKGYEDTNSEDRGAVKTLLEAVQTGNKEVKDEAEKIANTFISGGGQKQGVWGEIVLNNILTNNLGFREGHEFETQKNYNTDDGNLQPDVIINYPDGKCMIVDSKVSLTAWNEYANSSDERIKEDALKRHKQSLKNHIDSLNKKNYQGIKDLKTLDTIIMFCPNEKALELPDKGGQKLMEYALSKKVTLCGPSMLFLILKVAEYFWKADKQSKNILNVIELANKISSQTVDIYNSAKKAQDSFKKTSDGIMEVMDKIKDGKGSLLSKTSKINKIGGLTPKKLPPFDVNEDDEEDKNE comes from the coding sequence ATGGATTTTATAACTTTAAGTATTGGACTAGTCCTAGGAATTTTTATTGGCGCAGGTGCAATATTTATTTACTTGAAATTAAATAATAATAATGAAGTTGACATTGAAAGTTACTCTAAAAATTTAAAAGATCTTAAAGATGAGATAAAAGGTTACGAAGATACTAATAGTGAGGACAGAGGAGCCGTTAAAACACTTTTAGAGGCTGTGCAGACCGGCAATAAAGAAGTTAAAGATGAGGCTGAAAAAATAGCCAACACTTTTATTTCTGGAGGAGGTCAAAAACAAGGTGTTTGGGGTGAAATTGTGCTTAACAATATTTTAACTAACAATCTTGGTTTTAGAGAAGGTCATGAGTTTGAAACTCAAAAAAATTATAATACTGATGATGGCAATTTGCAGCCAGATGTAATCATAAATTACCCAGATGGAAAATGTATGATCGTCGACTCAAAAGTAAGCTTAACAGCATGGAATGAATATGCAAATTCCTCAGACGAAAGAATTAAGGAGGATGCTTTAAAAAGACATAAACAGTCATTAAAAAATCACATAGATAGTTTAAACAAAAAAAATTATCAGGGTATCAAGGACTTAAAAACATTAGATACCATAATAATGTTTTGTCCAAATGAAAAAGCCTTAGAACTGCCAGATAAAGGTGGTCAAAAATTAATGGAATATGCTTTAAGTAAAAAAGTTACCTTATGTGGTCCTTCAATGTTATTTTTAATTTTAAAAGTTGCAGAGTATTTTTGGAAAGCAGATAAACAATCTAAAAATATTTTAAATGTTATAGAATTAGCTAATAAAATTAGTTCTCAAACGGTTGATATTTATAATAGTGCTAAAAAAGCTCAAGACTCATTCAAAAAAACATCAGATGGTATTATGGAAGTAATGGACAAAATTAAAGACGGCAAAGGAAGTCTTCTGAGTAAAACTTCAAAAATAAATAAAATTGGTGGACTTACTCCTAAAAAGCTTCCACCATTTGATGTAAATGAAGATGATGAAGAGGACAAAAATGAATAA
- a CDS encoding exodeoxyribonuclease I, giving the protein MEQIIVKDYETSDSRVNFGQVIQAGIVITDEKLKIKSKHELRCRLKPNVIPAIGASLVHRASVDQLKNSNMSHYQMVLEHYKIIKDNTPSFITGFNNVAFDLEFTRRMYFKSLIPEVYQTNTNGNKHLDILNVARASKFVDDNGIKTKLSEKGRPSFKLVDLCEANSIDNGTSHDAVTDCLNTLAIAEIIYKKTNNVWNDALITTNKKDTENFILKNKIYTSLEYFYGRSVPFACHHILFHPEFNWSINWDIKIDPSKYLNMDSQALSKALDASPKVLRTVKANKSPVLLKSDYALNTENYSNIGIDEINRRVKVLDNNPKFIESISLILSDKAKEKMSMDQTEILFEETIYAGGFANEKDKALMKKFHEVDWKEKVNLIEKFSEERFQYFAECLVYEESPESLPKDVYNKINRSFAQRLLSTNKEKWETTSSFFSEVDTLRETKYKDKPEMLKVLEGYNKHVMEIQTKFENA; this is encoded by the coding sequence ATGGAACAAATTATTGTAAAAGATTATGAAACGTCAGATAGTAGAGTTAATTTTGGTCAAGTCATACAGGCTGGAATTGTAATAACAGATGAAAAATTAAAAATTAAATCAAAACATGAATTGAGATGCAGATTAAAACCTAATGTTATCCCAGCTATTGGTGCAAGTCTTGTTCACCGAGCTTCAGTAGATCAGTTAAAAAATTCTAATATGTCCCATTACCAAATGGTTTTAGAACATTACAAAATTATCAAAGATAACACTCCTTCATTTATAACTGGATTTAATAACGTAGCATTCGACCTAGAATTTACACGCAGAATGTACTTTAAAAGCTTAATACCAGAAGTTTACCAAACTAACACAAATGGCAATAAACATCTTGATATATTGAATGTAGCAAGAGCATCAAAATTTGTAGATGATAATGGAATAAAAACAAAATTATCAGAGAAGGGAAGACCATCATTTAAGTTGGTTGATTTATGTGAAGCAAATTCAATTGATAACGGTACTTCACACGATGCCGTCACTGATTGTTTAAATACTTTGGCTATAGCTGAAATTATTTACAAAAAAACTAATAATGTTTGGAATGATGCTTTAATAACAACTAATAAAAAAGATACTGAAAATTTCATTTTAAAGAATAAAATTTATACTTCTTTAGAATATTTTTATGGAAGATCTGTGCCTTTCGCCTGTCATCATATTTTATTTCATCCTGAATTTAATTGGTCAATAAACTGGGATATCAAGATAGATCCTTCAAAATATTTGAATATGGATAGTCAAGCATTATCTAAAGCTTTAGATGCTTCGCCTAAAGTACTTCGTACTGTTAAAGCAAATAAAAGTCCTGTTTTATTAAAATCAGATTATGCATTGAATACAGAAAATTATTCAAATATTGGAATAGATGAAATTAATAGAAGAGTTAAAGTTTTAGATAATAATCCTAAATTTATTGAGTCAATAAGCCTAATTCTTTCTGATAAAGCTAAAGAAAAAATGTCAATGGATCAAACAGAAATTCTTTTTGAGGAAACTATTTATGCAGGTGGTTTTGCTAATGAAAAAGACAAAGCATTAATGAAAAAGTTTCATGAGGTTGACTGGAAAGAAAAAGTTAATTTGATAGAAAAATTCTCAGAAGAACGCTTCCAATATTTTGCAGAATGTTTAGTTTATGAGGAAAGTCCAGAATCATTACCCAAAGATGTTTATAATAAAATTAACCGAAGTTTTGCTCAAAGATTATTGTCCACAAATAAAGAGAAGTGGGAAACAACCTCTAGTTTTTTTAGTGAAGTAGATACTTTGCGTGAGACAAAATATAAAGATAAGCCAGAGATGCTTAAAGTTTTAGAGGGATATAATAAGCATGTTATGGAAATCCAAACAAAGTTTGAGAATGCTTAA
- a CDS encoding ARPP-1 family domain-containing protein, with product MIINKRFNFNFGISEPKQKNNIVLFYLSSKEKIKSNFITFPEAFSKNLVKVEEVNDKGIVRYLKVTNISDQKLLILDSEQIIGNGIRQNRVVNSTTLIPEFSNVTLKVSCCEKNRWSPAVANALNLSDSLYFSKGRINNSEDIYKKCDTDQFKIWDDISDKLKEFGSRSFTGSVEDIYNKRRNNVEEIVSSFNPGPNDIGVAIATGNCLVSLDIFFSNEVFKIYLPKLIRSVALDSFKKTGYKSFVKTRDVHKLLRLIEQSEKKIDKPNMGTLGQQIRFNSGLVVGSSLYYEEEMVHFSGFLKDKVNIPQYKSKVA from the coding sequence ATGATTATAAATAAAAGATTTAATTTTAACTTTGGTATTTCAGAGCCTAAGCAAAAAAATAATATTGTTCTATTTTATCTAAGTTCTAAAGAAAAAATAAAAAGTAATTTTATTACTTTCCCAGAAGCATTTTCTAAAAATTTAGTAAAAGTTGAAGAAGTGAATGATAAGGGAATTGTTAGATATCTTAAAGTTACAAATATATCTGATCAAAAATTACTGATATTAGATTCTGAACAAATTATTGGAAATGGAATTAGACAAAACAGGGTTGTAAATTCTACTACATTAATTCCAGAATTTTCAAATGTAACATTAAAAGTTAGTTGTTGTGAAAAAAATAGGTGGAGTCCAGCAGTAGCAAATGCACTTAATCTTTCAGATTCTTTATATTTTTCTAAAGGTAGAATTAATAATTCTGAAGATATTTATAAGAAGTGTGATACAGATCAATTTAAAATATGGGATGATATATCAGATAAATTAAAAGAATTTGGTTCGAGGTCATTCACAGGTTCAGTTGAAGACATCTATAATAAGAGAAGAAATAATGTTGAAGAAATTGTTAGTTCATTTAATCCTGGTCCAAATGATATAGGTGTTGCAATAGCAACTGGTAATTGTTTGGTTTCTTTAGATATATTTTTTTCTAATGAAGTTTTTAAAATTTATTTACCAAAATTAATAAGAAGTGTTGCCTTAGATAGTTTCAAAAAAACAGGATATAAATCTTTTGTAAAAACAAGAGATGTGCATAAGCTTTTAAGATTGATTGAACAATCTGAAAAAAAAATAGATAAGCCTAATATGGGAACTTTAGGACAACAGATTCGCTTTAATAGTGGTTTAGTCGTTGGTTCATCCCTATATTATGAGGAAGAAATGGTCCATTTTTCAGGGTTTTTAAAAGATAAAGTGAACATTCCTCAATACAAAAGTAAGGTAGCATAA